Proteins from a genomic interval of Streptomyces sp. TLI_235:
- a CDS encoding channel protein (hemolysin III family) (manually curated) produces MIGEDAQPPAHGRESAPCPGTPRTPAADSPAETIARPAARQTGGGPEGGVEHAAAAVRPRMRGWLHAGVFPLSLAGGIVLIALPRRAPAAAACSVYALSACLLFATSAIYHRRTWGPRGEAVLRRLDHANIFLITAGTYTPLAVLLLPARPQVVLLTAVWAGALAGIAFRTLWIGAPRWLYTPCYVALGWVAVLYLPDFARTGGTAVVVLVIAGGLLYTAGAVVYGLKRPDPSPYWFGFHEVFHALTIAAFTAHYTAILLAAT; encoded by the coding sequence GTGATCGGCGAAGACGCCCAGCCACCGGCACACGGACGGGAGTCCGCGCCTTGCCCCGGCACCCCCCGTACCCCCGCAGCCGACTCGCCTGCCGAAACAATCGCCCGACCGGCTGCCAGGCAGACAGGCGGCGGGCCGGAGGGCGGCGTGGAGCACGCGGCGGCTGCAGTGAGGCCGCGAATGCGCGGCTGGCTGCATGCCGGCGTGTTCCCCCTCTCGCTGGCCGGCGGCATCGTCCTGATCGCCCTCCCACGCCGGGCTCCCGCAGCGGCGGCCTGCTCGGTGTACGCACTGTCGGCCTGCCTGCTGTTCGCCACCAGCGCCATCTACCACCGGAGAACATGGGGCCCACGCGGGGAGGCAGTCCTACGGCGACTGGACCACGCGAACATCTTCCTGATCACCGCCGGCACCTACACCCCGCTGGCGGTGCTGCTGCTACCCGCGCGCCCGCAGGTGGTACTGCTGACCGCGGTGTGGGCGGGAGCCCTGGCCGGCATCGCCTTCCGCACCCTGTGGATCGGGGCGCCCCGATGGCTGTACACCCCCTGCTACGTCGCCCTGGGCTGGGTGGCCGTCCTCTACCTGCCCGACTTCGCGCGCACCGGCGGCACCGCGGTCGTCGTCCTCGTCATCGCCGGCGGCCTCCTCTACACCGCGGGCGCCGTCGTCTACGGACTCAAACGCCCCGACCCGTCACCGTACTGGTTCGGCTTCCACGAGGTCTTCCACGCCCTCACCATCGCCGCCTTCACCGCGCACTACACGGCCATCCTCCTGGCAGCCACATGA
- a CDS encoding gas vesicle protein GvpL/GvpF, with protein MADGSVLPLRFGALASDEQQIRDTLEENANTYHQRLQALAGCTDYLLKGPYEEAALLRQILQDTTEARQLNEESRRTGDPNLKMRLGELVAREVQAREQATAAQAIEALRPFARAVHENEARGEDFLSASFLVEEDRREEFTAAGQELAERWGEDCRLRLHGPLPPYTFVQEP; from the coding sequence ATGGCCGACGGCAGCGTCTTACCGCTCCGATTCGGCGCCCTCGCCTCCGACGAACAGCAGATCCGCGACACCCTGGAGGAAAACGCCAACACCTACCACCAGCGCCTGCAAGCCCTAGCGGGATGCACGGACTACCTGCTCAAGGGACCGTACGAGGAAGCCGCCCTGCTCCGGCAGATCCTGCAGGACACCACCGAGGCCCGACAACTGAACGAGGAGAGCCGCCGCACCGGCGACCCGAATCTCAAGATGCGGCTCGGTGAACTCGTCGCCCGCGAAGTCCAAGCCCGCGAGCAGGCCACCGCGGCCCAGGCCATCGAGGCGCTGCGCCCGTTCGCGCGGGCCGTCCACGAGAACGAGGCCCGCGGCGAGGACTTCCTCAGCGCCTCCTTCCTGGTGGAGGAGGACCGGAGGGAGGAATTCACCGCCGCCGGGCAAGAGCTCGCCGAGCGATGGGGCGAGGACTGCCGGCTTCGGCTACACGGTCCGCTACCGCCCTACACCTTCGTCCAGGAACCGTAG
- a CDS encoding gas vesicle protein GvpA/GvpJ/GvpM family → MTVVPQGGGGAVATGGRSSGTLYDVVELILDRGLVIDVFIRVSLVGIELLKIDIRIVVASVDTYLRFAEACNRLDLESGRKAPTRLVDLPGEMNQSGAHGKTKGAITGAVEAVTDTIRQYTQDRDEEPAPRPRRTRPREE, encoded by the coding sequence ATGACGGTAGTGCCGCAGGGAGGTGGAGGCGCTGTCGCGACCGGGGGCAGGAGCTCGGGCACGTTGTACGACGTCGTGGAGCTGATCCTGGACCGGGGTCTGGTCATCGACGTGTTCATACGCGTCTCCCTGGTGGGAATCGAGCTCCTGAAGATCGACATACGGATCGTGGTGGCCAGCGTGGACACCTACCTGCGATTCGCGGAGGCCTGCAACCGCCTGGACCTGGAATCCGGCCGCAAGGCCCCGACCCGCCTGGTGGACCTGCCCGGCGAGATGAACCAGAGCGGCGCGCACGGGAAGACCAAGGGCGCAATCACGGGCGCGGTGGAGGCGGTGACGGACACGATCCGGCAGTACACGCAGGACCGCGACGAGGAGCCGGCCCCCAGACCGCGCCGCACCCGGCCGCGGGAGGAGTGA
- a CDS encoding stage II sporulation protein E, producing the protein MPRPDHKHPLPAGTTLVLFTDGLVEHADRPLDTGLAALARTAAAHAGLPLDDLCRALADARIGDGRDDLAVLALRTPPGPHDPATTGIAQPG; encoded by the coding sequence GTGCCCCGCCCCGACCACAAACACCCCCTCCCGGCCGGCACGACGCTCGTGCTGTTCACCGACGGACTGGTCGAGCACGCCGACCGCCCTCTGGACACCGGCCTGGCCGCACTCGCCCGCACCGCCGCCGCCCACGCCGGCCTGCCGCTGGACGACCTGTGCCGGGCCCTGGCCGACGCCCGCATCGGAGACGGCCGCGACGACCTCGCCGTCCTCGCCCTGCGCACCCCGCCCGGCCCGCACGATCCCGCCACCACCGGAATCGCCCAGCCTGGCTGA
- a CDS encoding GAF domain-containing protein, giving the protein MPSDVPDHDHRLDDGMDRLVERLRDAARGQDRFRDLLDAVMTVSRELELPVVLRSVITTAMGLADARYGALGVLSEDGEQLEEFIPVGLTEHELVDLAGVSLPHGRGLLGHLIDHPEPLRVADIGAHPHAVGFPPGHPPMRTLLGVAVTSRGRVYGNLYLTERADGQPFDDDQDIVVALAGAAGLAIENARLYRQVRTGAEHFQRLLLPQLPDLDPLETAAVYRPAAVPDHIGGDWYDALMLPDGICALVIGDVGGHDLKAAAAMAQTRNMLRALLYDPRRPAPS; this is encoded by the coding sequence GTGCCGTCGGACGTTCCCGACCACGATCACCGGCTCGACGACGGGATGGACCGGCTCGTCGAGCGCCTGCGGGACGCCGCGCGGGGCCAGGACCGCTTTCGGGACCTGCTCGACGCGGTGATGACGGTGAGCCGGGAACTGGAACTGCCGGTCGTGCTGCGGAGCGTGATCACGACGGCGATGGGCCTGGCGGACGCCCGCTACGGCGCGCTGGGCGTGCTGAGCGAGGACGGCGAACAGCTGGAGGAATTCATCCCCGTCGGGCTGACCGAGCACGAGCTGGTGGACCTGGCCGGAGTCTCACTGCCGCACGGCCGCGGACTCCTGGGACACCTCATCGACCATCCCGAACCGCTGCGCGTCGCCGACATCGGCGCCCACCCGCACGCGGTCGGCTTCCCGCCCGGCCATCCGCCGATGCGCACGCTTCTCGGCGTCGCGGTCACCTCCCGCGGACGCGTCTACGGCAACCTGTATCTCACCGAGCGGGCCGACGGGCAGCCGTTCGACGACGACCAGGACATCGTCGTGGCGCTCGCCGGCGCGGCCGGCCTCGCGATCGAGAACGCCCGCCTCTACCGGCAGGTCCGCACCGGCGCCGAACACTTCCAACGCCTCCTGCTCCCGCAGCTGCCAGACCTCGACCCGCTCGAGACCGCCGCCGTGTACCGGCCGGCTGCCGTCCCGGACCACATCGGCGGCGACTGGTACGACGCCCTGATGCTCCCCGACGGCATCTGCGCCCTGGTCATCGGCGACGTCGGCGGCCACGACCTGAAGGCCGCCGCCGCCATGGCCCAGACGCGCAACATGCTGCGCGCCCTGCTGTACGACCCACGCCGCCCAGCGCCGTCCTGA
- a CDS encoding putative transposase produces the protein MAALCCYKPGEKSRMIYRPRFHLPLKGASKSFAWTDYRDLAVRAHIQLGGPIVLVWDNFNVHLAAGMKQYAADHDWLTVFQLPSYAPDLNPVEGLWSLLRRGPMANTAFTDPDHLTRTLRRGLRRIQFQSGLIEGCLAGTGLSLLSPTPP, from the coding sequence GTGGCCGCCCTGTGCTGCTACAAGCCCGGCGAGAAGAGCCGGATGATCTACCGGCCCCGCTTCCACCTCCCGCTCAAGGGCGCTAGCAAGAGTTTCGCCTGGACCGACTACCGCGACCTCGCCGTCCGCGCACACATCCAGCTCGGCGGCCCGATCGTCCTGGTCTGGGACAACTTCAACGTCCACCTCGCCGCGGGAATGAAGCAATACGCGGCCGACCACGACTGGCTCACCGTCTTCCAGCTGCCCTCCTACGCGCCGGACCTGAACCCGGTCGAAGGCCTCTGGTCGCTCCTGCGACGCGGCCCGATGGCCAACACCGCGTTCACCGACCCCGACCACCTCACCCGAACACTCCGCCGAGGACTGCGGCGCATCCAGTTCCAGTCAGGCCTCATCGAGGGATGTCTGGCCGGCACAGGCCTGTCACTCCTTTCACCGACCCCGCCCTGA
- a CDS encoding protein tyrosine phosphatase, giving the protein MNDHSPNGRPRRILTVCKGGHCRAPLAAAVLARHGGATVETRAAAIRNWHIGEPAHSAMVAAAARCGYDLTGHRGIQVSPGPLDWADTVLTMDRSVHAALTAQITDPATAGKVRLYLDGQDVPDPWEQPEEAFIACVTVVEAGADRHLQPAIA; this is encoded by the coding sequence ATGAACGACCACAGCCCGAACGGGCGGCCGCGGCGGATCCTGACGGTCTGCAAGGGCGGCCACTGCCGCGCCCCGCTCGCCGCCGCCGTCCTCGCCCGGCACGGCGGTGCCACCGTGGAGACCCGAGCCGCCGCGATCCGCAACTGGCACATTGGCGAGCCGGCTCACTCCGCCATGGTGGCGGCCGCCGCCCGGTGCGGCTACGACCTCACCGGCCACCGCGGCATCCAGGTCAGCCCCGGACCGCTGGACTGGGCTGACACCGTCCTCACCATGGACCGGTCCGTCCATGCCGCCCTCACCGCGCAGATCACCGACCCCGCGACCGCCGGCAAGGTCCGGCTCTACCTCGACGGCCAGGACGTCCCCGACCCGTGGGAGCAGCCCGAGGAGGCGTTCATCGCCTGCGTGACCGTTGTCGAGGCTGGCGCCGACCGCCACCTCCAACCCGCCATCGCCTGA
- a CDS encoding ASC-1-like (ASCH) protein, whose amino-acid sequence MASHPDEPAAQDARDMPIYKRYYDLIANGTKTIEVRVAYTSMLRIKPGDQIRFTCRNEATLTRVKRVSRYHDFDDMFDHENPAAINPTATPTEQLRAIREIFPPEKEALGCLAIEIEKV is encoded by the coding sequence ATGGCCTCCCACCCCGACGAACCCGCCGCCCAGGACGCCCGCGACATGCCGATCTACAAGCGGTACTACGACCTCATCGCGAACGGCACCAAGACGATCGAGGTCCGCGTCGCCTACACCTCCATGCTCCGCATCAAGCCCGGCGACCAGATCCGCTTCACCTGCCGCAACGAGGCCACTCTCACCCGCGTCAAGCGCGTCTCCCGCTACCACGACTTCGACGACATGTTCGACCACGAGAACCCCGCGGCGATCAACCCCACCGCCACCCCCACCGAGCAGCTCCGCGCGATCCGCGAGATCTTCCCGCCCGAGAAGGAGGCCCTCGGATGCCTCGCCATCGAGATCGAGAAGGTCTGA
- a CDS encoding NUDIX domain-containing protein produces the protein MGWLPPDEYVKTIENATVFGCFYFTDTAGQPFGMRSRHDPSFWGWPGGNVERGEHPLETAVRECREETGIDLETAGPGLVRQPRLLAVMFSGPGAAWPLAKTGFVFDGGQLTDDQLAGIVLDPEEHTEWQVRPTAGWLDLMGPAESALVQQVHMARHTGATAYLPFTTRG, from the coding sequence ATGGGCTGGCTGCCGCCGGACGAGTACGTGAAGACCATCGAGAATGCGACCGTCTTCGGCTGCTTCTACTTCACCGACACCGCTGGCCAGCCCTTCGGGATGCGGTCGCGCCACGACCCATCGTTCTGGGGCTGGCCCGGTGGCAACGTCGAACGCGGCGAGCACCCACTGGAAACCGCCGTACGCGAGTGCAGGGAAGAGACCGGCATCGACCTCGAGACAGCCGGCCCCGGCCTGGTCAGGCAACCCCGCCTCCTGGCCGTCATGTTCAGTGGACCAGGCGCGGCCTGGCCACTGGCCAAGACCGGCTTCGTCTTCGACGGCGGCCAGCTGACAGACGACCAACTCGCAGGAATCGTCCTCGATCCCGAGGAACACACAGAATGGCAAGTCCGGCCGACGGCAGGATGGCTGGACCTGATGGGCCCGGCCGAGTCCGCCCTCGTCCAACAGGTCCACATGGCCCGTCACACCGGCGCCACGGCCTACCTGCCCTTCACCACCAGAGGCTAG
- a CDS encoding UDPglucose 6-dehydrogenase produces the protein MRVSVIGCGHLGIPHAAAMAELGHEVIGVDVDQAKVDRLNAGECPIFEAGLPELLARHTTSGRLRFTTDITEAAAFAALHFIGVGTPIDADGRSYDTAQVFGAVRQLAPHLHQACTIVGKSTVTVGTTAQVTALAQRLAPAAEQVEVVWNPEFLREGHAVEDTLRPDRLIAGVTTTEGEKAIRAVYAGILDAGVPLFVCDPQTAELAKGAANTFLGLKISYINAVADMCEAAGGDVAKIVDILGIDPRIGAGGMRPGIGYGGGCLPKDIRAFTASARQLGADQAATLLLAAEQINESRIDVAMGLITGALDGRPVRGARVTVLGAAFKPGTNDVRESPALALAQALQQAGGAVTVHDPQAVTTAMSRNPELDYTDDLPTALDGADLVVLATEWPEYQQADPRALVDHPASPLLVDCRTTLDPEPWQAVGWTVHQLGRPGK, from the coding sequence ATGCGCGTCTCCGTGATCGGCTGCGGCCACCTCGGCATCCCGCACGCGGCAGCGATGGCCGAACTCGGCCACGAGGTCATCGGCGTCGACGTCGACCAGGCCAAGGTCGACCGGCTCAACGCCGGCGAGTGCCCCATCTTCGAGGCCGGCCTCCCTGAGCTGCTGGCACGCCACACCACCAGCGGCCGTCTGCGGTTCACCACCGACATCACCGAGGCCGCCGCCTTCGCGGCACTGCACTTCATCGGCGTTGGAACCCCGATCGACGCCGACGGCCGCTCCTACGACACCGCGCAGGTCTTCGGCGCCGTCCGCCAGCTCGCCCCCCACCTTCACCAGGCATGCACCATCGTCGGGAAGTCCACGGTCACCGTCGGCACGACCGCCCAGGTCACGGCCCTCGCCCAGCGACTGGCCCCCGCCGCCGAGCAGGTCGAGGTCGTGTGGAACCCCGAGTTCCTGCGCGAGGGGCACGCGGTGGAGGACACCCTGCGCCCGGACCGCCTCATCGCCGGCGTCACCACGACCGAGGGCGAGAAGGCCATCCGCGCCGTCTACGCCGGCATCCTGGACGCCGGCGTCCCCCTGTTCGTCTGCGACCCCCAGACGGCAGAACTCGCCAAGGGCGCCGCCAACACCTTCCTCGGCCTCAAGATCTCGTACATCAATGCCGTCGCCGACATGTGCGAGGCCGCGGGCGGAGACGTCGCCAAGATCGTGGACATCCTGGGCATCGACCCCCGCATCGGCGCCGGCGGCATGCGGCCCGGCATCGGCTACGGCGGCGGCTGCCTCCCCAAGGACATCCGCGCCTTCACCGCCTCCGCCCGCCAACTCGGCGCCGACCAGGCCGCGACCCTGCTGCTCGCCGCCGAGCAGATCAACGAGTCCCGCATCGACGTCGCCATGGGCCTCATCACCGGCGCCCTCGACGGCCGGCCGGTCCGGGGCGCCCGGGTCACCGTTCTGGGTGCGGCCTTCAAGCCCGGCACCAACGACGTCCGCGAGTCCCCGGCCCTCGCCCTCGCGCAGGCCCTCCAGCAGGCCGGCGGCGCTGTCACTGTGCACGACCCGCAGGCTGTGACCACGGCCATGAGCCGCAACCCCGAACTCGACTACACCGACGACCTGCCGACCGCCCTCGACGGTGCCGACCTCGTCGTCCTGGCCACCGAATGGCCCGAATACCAGCAGGCGGACCCCCGGGCCCTCGTGGACCACCCCGCGAGCCCGCTGCTCGTCGACTGCCGAACCACACTCGACCCCGAGCCCTGGCAGGCGGTCGGCTGGACCGTTCACCAGCTCGGACGACCCGGGAAGTAG
- a CDS encoding ribosomal protein S18 acetylase RimI-like enzyme yields MLTTRRATAADATELARLASSLVNDTGEWTSRAAHFFHTHADTDRVAAFVIDRPGGLAACASATITRSIPGPDHTGTYAHIHTVYTEPDHRLRRYARATVQALLGWLAAQGCGLITLNASDGGAPLYRSLGFTINERAMRLIRPPGTCLRARPAVNI; encoded by the coding sequence GTGCTGACCACCCGCCGAGCCACGGCCGCCGACGCCACCGAACTGGCGCGCCTGGCCAGCTCACTCGTCAACGACACGGGGGAGTGGACCAGCAGGGCCGCCCACTTCTTCCACACCCACGCCGACACGGACCGGGTGGCCGCCTTCGTTATCGACCGCCCCGGCGGCCTCGCCGCCTGCGCCTCCGCCACCATCACCCGCTCCATCCCCGGCCCCGACCACACCGGCACCTACGCCCACATCCACACCGTCTACACCGAACCGGACCACCGGCTCCGGCGCTACGCCCGAGCCACCGTGCAAGCCCTCCTGGGCTGGCTCGCCGCCCAGGGCTGTGGCCTGATCACCCTCAACGCCAGCGACGGCGGGGCGCCCCTCTACCGGTCGCTCGGCTTCACCATCAACGAACGGGCGATGCGCCTGATCCGGCCACCCGGAACCTGTCTCCGCGCACGCCCCGCAGTGAACATCTGA
- a CDS encoding aminotransferase class III, which yields MLPCRNLARSPTPLPFFGAGPLPARLFAAGADDEVLTGLWRTGTPLAGRHWDGVQPDIVILSKGLGGGYTPVAAVLVSPELAPLLRHPDADPLPAMGTMAAHPLQAAACLGVLDELESMDFDAFRARGERLGASLRALAGRPGVREVRGLGHLYGVELAPGLLWPLMAEAEKRGVFLYPFSGAGQPKSEGLVVAPPLTCTDQDIDFLTEAPAGAVHALDRDDPTVRTRH from the coding sequence GTGCTCCCATGTCGAAATCTCGCGCGATCTCCTACACCCCTCCCGTTCTTCGGCGCCGGGCCTCTGCCGGCGCGGCTGTTCGCAGCAGGGGCTGACGACGAGGTCCTGACCGGGCTGTGGCGCACCGGCACGCCCTTGGCCGGCCGGCACTGGGACGGCGTCCAGCCGGACATCGTCATCCTGTCCAAGGGCCTGGGCGGCGGCTACACGCCGGTGGCCGCAGTGCTGGTGTCGCCCGAACTCGCGCCGCTGCTGCGCCACCCCGACGCGGACCCGCTGCCCGCGATGGGCACCATGGCCGCCCACCCGCTCCAGGCGGCGGCCTGCCTGGGCGTCCTGGACGAGCTGGAGTCCATGGACTTCGATGCCTTCCGGGCCCGCGGCGAGCGTCTCGGCGCGTCCCTGCGGGCTCTGGCTGGCCGCCCCGGTGTGCGGGAGGTGCGGGGCCTGGGCCACCTGTACGGCGTGGAGCTGGCGCCCGGCCTGCTCTGGCCGCTGATGGCGGAGGCCGAGAAGCGCGGCGTGTTCCTCTACCCGTTCAGCGGCGCCGGCCAGCCGAAGAGCGAGGGCCTGGTAGTCGCCCCACCCCTGACCTGCACGGACCAGGACATCGACTTCCTCACCGAGGCACCGGCCGGCGCGGTGCACGCCCTGGACCGAGACGACCCGACCGTACGAACCCGACACTGA
- a CDS encoding UDP-N-acetylmuramoyl-tripeptide--D-alanyl-D-alanine ligase has product MEALAKLTRWQTARMPGVTRIGVTGSSGKTSTKDLFAQTLSRTGATSATAGSQNNEIGVPLTVAACPPDTKFLILEMGARGAGHLTYLTDMVPLHVAVVLNVGAAHAGEFGTKEDTAKAKGELVASLAADGLAVLNADDPLVAPMAARTTAPVLFFGRTEAAQIRATDVTLDPDGRAHFVLTTPAGQAPVALQLLGEHHVSNALAVAAVAHHVGMAPAEIAAALGDAIAATGSRMQRHDRPDGVTVIDDAYNANPDSTAAALRALAAMRGERRTVAVIGEMRELGAAAAAEHRAIGALAADLGTSVVVAIGDQDAAALAAGAENGGAETHLVPDRAAATSLLEKLLRPGDLVIVKASLSAGLQALVKELLAA; this is encoded by the coding sequence ATGGAGGCCCTGGCGAAGCTCACCCGCTGGCAGACCGCGCGGATGCCCGGCGTGACGCGGATCGGGGTGACCGGCTCGTCCGGGAAGACCAGCACGAAGGACCTGTTCGCGCAGACGCTCTCGAGAACCGGGGCCACCAGCGCAACCGCCGGCTCGCAGAACAACGAGATCGGCGTCCCGCTGACGGTCGCCGCCTGCCCGCCGGACACGAAGTTCCTCATCCTGGAGATGGGTGCGCGCGGCGCCGGCCACCTGACCTACCTGACGGACATGGTGCCGCTGCACGTCGCCGTCGTCCTCAACGTCGGGGCCGCGCACGCCGGCGAGTTCGGCACCAAGGAGGACACCGCCAAGGCCAAGGGCGAGCTGGTCGCCTCCCTCGCCGCCGACGGGCTCGCGGTCCTCAACGCCGACGACCCGCTGGTCGCCCCGATGGCCGCCCGCACTACGGCGCCGGTGCTGTTCTTCGGCCGCACCGAGGCCGCCCAGATCCGCGCCACCGACGTCACCCTCGACCCGGACGGCCGCGCCCACTTCGTGCTGACCACCCCGGCCGGACAGGCACCCGTCGCGCTGCAGCTGCTCGGCGAGCACCACGTCTCCAACGCCCTCGCGGTCGCCGCCGTCGCCCACCACGTCGGCATGGCCCCCGCCGAGATCGCCGCCGCCCTCGGCGACGCCATCGCGGCGACCGGCTCCCGGATGCAGCGCCACGACCGCCCCGACGGCGTCACCGTCATCGACGACGCCTACAACGCCAACCCCGACTCCACGGCCGCCGCGCTGCGCGCCCTCGCGGCGATGCGCGGCGAGCGCCGCACCGTCGCCGTCATCGGCGAGATGCGCGAACTCGGAGCCGCCGCGGCCGCCGAACACCGCGCGATCGGCGCCCTGGCCGCCGACCTCGGCACAAGCGTGGTCGTCGCCATCGGCGACCAGGACGCCGCCGCCCTCGCGGCCGGTGCCGAGAACGGCGGCGCCGAAACCCACCTGGTACCGGACCGCGCCGCCGCCACCAGCCTGCTGGAGAAGCTGCTGCGCCCCGGCGACCTGGTGATCGTCAAGGCGTCGCTGTCGGCCGGCCTGCAAGCCCTGGTGAAGGAGCTACTCGCGGCCTGA
- a CDS encoding phage integrase family protein codes for MISPNTIANRIRTLCRELAESNPAFVGLTFAPHDFRSLFATEIVNNGLPIHIGAALLGHLNIETTGGYVAVFNEDVVRHYQEYLARRRAVRPAEEYRSATSDEWDEFQEHFERRKVELRNCARPYGTPCQHEHACLRCPMLQVNPKMLSRLDELEEDLEARRKQAETEGWLGEIEGIDLTLQFLREKRKQALRSEQPGRSVDLGIPSFLPRP; via the coding sequence GTGATCAGCCCTAACACCATCGCCAATCGGATCAGGACGCTCTGCCGCGAACTCGCCGAGTCGAACCCGGCCTTCGTCGGCCTGACATTCGCCCCCCATGATTTCCGCAGTTTGTTCGCTACCGAGATCGTCAACAACGGGCTGCCCATCCATATCGGTGCGGCACTTCTGGGCCACTTGAACATCGAAACCACCGGCGGCTATGTAGCCGTCTTCAACGAGGATGTCGTACGTCACTATCAGGAATACCTGGCTCGCCGTCGAGCTGTGCGCCCTGCCGAAGAGTACCGATCGGCAACGTCGGATGAGTGGGACGAGTTCCAAGAGCACTTCGAGCGCCGCAAGGTGGAACTGAGAAATTGCGCCCGCCCCTACGGCACACCTTGCCAACATGAGCACGCTTGTCTGCGTTGCCCAATGCTTCAGGTGAATCCCAAGATGCTGTCACGTCTCGACGAATTGGAAGAGGATCTGGAAGCCCGCCGGAAGCAAGCAGAGACCGAGGGCTGGCTGGGTGAGATCGAAGGCATCGACCTCACACTGCAGTTCCTGCGCGAGAAACGGAAGCAGGCTCTGAGGTCTGAGCAACCGGGCCGCTCAGTCGACCTCGGGATCCCTTCTTTCCTACCTCGTCCCTGA
- a CDS encoding 2-polyprenyl-6-methoxyphenol hydroxylase-like FAD-dependent oxidoreductase, whose translation MRILVSGASVAGPVLAYWLTKHGFSVTVVERAPTPRKTGGHAVDLFRPAMNISEKMGVLPRIEERATGTNRMTLHQESARRPVRVDLFKIFSATSDRHVEVMRDDLSEIYYDAARDDVEYIFDDSITAISPDGEVRFENAAPRRFDLVVGADGLHSNVRRLVFGDESRFSAFTGAYLGVLTLPNVSALDGELLIHVGVGRTAGMYGARHLGDARALFLFRSERELDYHHHDVPRQKELLRGAFDGMHPDVDRWLDELDRTPAFYFDSITQLRMDTWSRGRVTLVGDAGYCPGPAVGGSTSLAVVGAYVLAGELARAAGDHERAFPAYERAMAEHVRGSRAAALSAAKTLIPTSRLGVRGLAQGARLISALPAGLSRALLRLTTKSARLYNSMTVDDYPPSSTASRGRVGFAGDLGGGLGVE comes from the coding sequence ATGCGGATTCTCGTCTCCGGCGCCAGCGTCGCCGGCCCGGTGCTGGCCTACTGGCTCACCAAACACGGCTTCTCTGTCACCGTCGTCGAGCGCGCGCCGACTCCGCGCAAGACCGGCGGCCACGCGGTCGACCTGTTCCGGCCCGCGATGAACATCTCGGAGAAGATGGGCGTGCTTCCGCGCATCGAGGAGCGGGCCACCGGCACCAACCGGATGACTCTCCACCAAGAGAGCGCACGGCGTCCCGTCCGGGTGGACCTCTTCAAGATCTTCAGTGCCACCTCCGACCGGCACGTCGAGGTCATGCGCGACGACCTGAGCGAGATCTACTACGACGCCGCGCGCGACGACGTCGAGTACATCTTCGACGACTCGATCACCGCCATCTCGCCCGACGGCGAGGTGCGGTTCGAGAACGCCGCACCGCGCCGCTTCGACCTCGTCGTCGGCGCGGATGGGCTGCACTCCAACGTGCGCCGCCTCGTCTTCGGAGACGAGTCCCGCTTCAGCGCCTTCACCGGGGCGTACCTCGGGGTACTGACCCTGCCGAACGTCTCCGCGCTCGATGGCGAGCTCCTCATCCACGTCGGCGTCGGCCGCACCGCCGGCATGTACGGCGCGCGGCATCTCGGCGACGCGCGGGCGTTGTTCCTGTTCCGGAGTGAGCGCGAGCTCGACTACCACCACCACGACGTGCCCCGGCAGAAGGAGCTGCTGCGCGGTGCGTTCGACGGCATGCACCCCGACGTGGACCGCTGGCTGGACGAACTCGACCGCACCCCGGCGTTCTACTTCGACTCGATCACCCAGCTCCGCATGGACACCTGGTCGCGGGGGAGGGTGACGCTCGTCGGCGACGCGGGCTACTGCCCCGGCCCGGCTGTCGGCGGCAGCACCAGCCTGGCCGTCGTCGGAGCGTACGTCCTCGCCGGGGAGCTGGCGCGGGCGGCCGGTGACCACGAGCGCGCCTTCCCCGCCTACGAGCGCGCGATGGCGGAGCACGTGCGCGGCAGCCGCGCGGCAGCGCTCAGCGCGGCGAAGACCCTGATCCCCACCTCACGCCTCGGCGTGCGGGGACTGGCCCAGGGCGCCCGCCTGATCTCCGCCCTGCCCGCAGGGCTCAGCCGCGCCCTCCTCCGCCTCACCACCAAGAGCGCACGCCTCTACAACTCCATGACCGTCGACGACTACCCGCCGTCGTCCACTGCATCGCGAGGCCGGGTCGGCTTCGCGGGCGACCTTGGAGGCGGGCTCGGGGTGGAGTGA